In the genome of Paenibacillus pabuli, one region contains:
- a CDS encoding Crp/Fnr family transcriptional regulator: MREIMDFELLRQLAREHGLDQVLDEPALAELRLLEASKGEVICAKGERPERLYFLVQGKLKIYTTLPNGKSLLLRFSLPPALVGDLELVNGKEAKNTVESVNKSLLLGVSYRYLNNTYAENPKFLHFMLSHVTHKLYTFSNLSSLNLLYPVESRFASYLLSTMEQGEQVTEEIQTSKLTELADMLGTSYRHLNRVIHDLRDRDIIRKEQRNIVICNLEQLREIAGGNMYE, from the coding sequence ATGAGAGAAATCATGGACTTTGAATTGCTGCGACAGCTGGCGCGGGAACATGGCCTCGATCAGGTGCTTGACGAGCCTGCGCTTGCTGAATTAAGGTTACTCGAAGCCTCCAAAGGCGAGGTTATATGTGCCAAAGGTGAACGTCCCGAACGATTATATTTTCTCGTCCAGGGTAAACTCAAGATTTATACAACACTGCCGAATGGCAAGTCTTTGCTGCTTCGTTTTAGCTTGCCGCCTGCGCTGGTAGGCGATCTGGAGCTGGTCAATGGCAAAGAAGCCAAGAACACGGTGGAATCCGTCAACAAGAGTTTACTGCTCGGTGTAAGCTACCGCTATCTCAACAATACATATGCTGAAAACCCGAAGTTTCTCCATTTTATGCTCAGTCATGTGACACACAAATTATATACATTCTCGAATCTGTCGAGTCTTAATCTGCTTTATCCTGTCGAGAGCCGTTTTGCAAGCTATTTGTTATCCACGATGGAGCAGGGGGAGCAGGTCACAGAAGAAATCCAAACCTCCAAGCTAACAGAGCTGGCGGATATGTTGGGAACGAGTTATAGACACTTGAACCGGGTCATCCATGACCTCCGCGACCGTGACATCATCCGCAAAGAGCAGCGCAACATTGTCATCTGTAATCTGGAGCAGCTGCGTGAAATTGCGGGTGGTAACATGTACGAATAA
- a CDS encoding methyl-accepting chemotaxis protein — translation MNVVDALLKVMPYIRLILREPASLTVYDHEKVLYSVSTEKFNLGFNEGDPLLDGYKNFTALKNGNEASLTHLPAEYYGIELDVLNIPIFDDNHQVVAIFCVSYDQSNQNQLEAIIQENQTINGNLVDMVQHVAAHAEELQATSEQILENTRLAVQNSSQINKVAGFIREISEQTNLLGLNAAIEAARVGEAGAGFGVVAAEVRKLSVDAKQATSDIDISLRDVQQVIKQMEVEVSQIAASSQEQATLVSSFTDVIEKLNEAGERMKALSEQLISYSVNN, via the coding sequence ATGAACGTTGTAGATGCTCTTTTGAAAGTAATGCCTTATATCCGTCTGATTCTTAGAGAACCAGCCAGTTTAACGGTGTATGATCACGAAAAGGTATTGTATTCTGTCTCCACCGAGAAGTTCAATCTGGGATTCAACGAAGGCGACCCTCTTTTGGATGGATATAAGAACTTCACCGCTCTCAAGAACGGAAACGAAGCTTCTCTCACCCACCTGCCGGCAGAATACTACGGTATCGAACTGGATGTCCTTAATATACCGATCTTTGATGACAATCATCAGGTCGTTGCTATTTTCTGTGTATCGTATGATCAGTCGAACCAGAATCAGCTTGAAGCCATTATACAAGAAAACCAAACGATTAATGGAAACCTGGTTGATATGGTCCAGCATGTTGCCGCTCATGCAGAGGAATTGCAGGCCACCAGTGAACAAATCCTGGAGAATACCCGTCTTGCGGTACAAAACTCTTCCCAGATCAACAAAGTTGCCGGATTCATTCGTGAAATCTCTGAACAGACGAACCTGCTTGGGCTCAATGCTGCGATCGAAGCTGCACGGGTAGGAGAAGCAGGAGCAGGCTTTGGTGTGGTGGCAGCGGAAGTGCGCAAGCTATCTGTGGATGCCAAGCAGGCGACCAGTGATATTGATATCAGTCTGAGAGATGTACAACAGGTGATCAAACAGATGGAAGTAGAAGTCTCTCAGATTGCAGCTTCTTCTCAGGAGCAAGCCACGCTCGTGTCTTCCTTCACGGATGTCATTGAGAAGCTGAATGAAGCGGGTGAGCGCATGAAAGCTCTATCCGAGCAGCTCATCAGTTACTCTGTGAACAATTAA
- a CDS encoding alanine/glycine:cation symporter family protein: MEQTIQDIIAVFNDFLWSKLLIILLVVCGLYFTTKTRFMQFRMIGDMVKVLKEPKSKEPGKISPFQAFCISMAARVGTGNITGIALAIALGGPGAVFWMWVIAIFGSASSFVESTLAQIYKIKDKGGFRGGPAYYMERGLGKRWMGILFAILITLSFGLVFNAVQSNTITVAFKNSFGIDRLTVGIIMAVVFAGIIMGGVKRIAKASEYIVVVLAVLYIGVAAFVVLSNITQLPAMIALIVKNAFGIEQIAGGTLGAALMNGVKRGLFSNEAGMGSAPNAAATADTTHPVKQGLIQAFGVLTDTLVICTSTAMIILLSGVYKGSDLGGIELTQAALSVHIGSWASGFLAVMVFLFAFSTLIGNYYYGETNIEFIKSNKVWLWVYRICVIAMVLFGAVAKVQLVWDLADLFMGLMVVVNLIAILMLSKVTFEALKDYKKQKAEGRDPIFTRDRIHIPGEVECWESEAEVVGTK, from the coding sequence ATGGAGCAAACAATACAAGATATTATTGCAGTTTTCAATGATTTCCTGTGGTCCAAGCTGTTAATCATCTTGTTGGTCGTATGTGGTTTGTATTTTACGACCAAGACCCGGTTCATGCAATTCCGCATGATTGGGGATATGGTGAAGGTGCTTAAGGAGCCGAAAAGTAAAGAGCCTGGCAAAATTTCACCGTTTCAGGCATTCTGCATCAGTATGGCGGCCCGCGTGGGGACCGGGAATATTACCGGTATTGCACTGGCAATCGCACTGGGGGGACCAGGGGCCGTATTCTGGATGTGGGTTATCGCAATTTTTGGCTCGGCTTCGAGTTTTGTAGAGAGTACACTTGCTCAAATTTATAAAATCAAGGATAAGGGTGGATTCCGCGGGGGGCCGGCTTATTATATGGAGCGTGGTCTGGGTAAACGCTGGATGGGAATATTGTTCGCAATTCTTATCACGTTGTCGTTCGGTTTGGTCTTTAATGCTGTTCAGTCCAACACGATTACAGTCGCATTCAAAAATTCTTTCGGCATCGATCGGTTGACTGTGGGCATAATTATGGCCGTTGTGTTTGCAGGAATCATTATGGGTGGTGTTAAACGGATTGCGAAGGCGTCTGAATATATCGTCGTTGTTCTTGCTGTACTGTACATTGGTGTGGCTGCATTTGTGGTTCTGTCGAACATTACACAGCTTCCGGCCATGATTGCGCTGATTGTGAAAAATGCCTTTGGCATTGAACAGATCGCTGGGGGTACACTTGGAGCCGCGCTGATGAATGGTGTCAAACGTGGTTTGTTCTCCAACGAGGCCGGTATGGGTAGTGCACCGAATGCTGCGGCTACGGCGGACACAACACATCCGGTCAAACAGGGACTTATTCAGGCGTTTGGCGTGCTGACGGATACCTTGGTCATTTGTACAAGCACGGCCATGATTATTTTGTTATCAGGCGTGTACAAAGGGTCCGATCTGGGTGGAATTGAATTGACCCAAGCGGCATTAAGTGTGCACATCGGTTCGTGGGCATCCGGATTTTTGGCCGTCATGGTGTTCCTGTTTGCCTTTAGTACGCTCATCGGGAATTATTACTACGGAGAGACCAATATTGAGTTTATCAAATCCAATAAAGTTTGGCTGTGGGTATACCGCATCTGCGTCATTGCGATGGTGCTGTTTGGTGCCGTTGCCAAGGTGCAGTTGGTATGGGATCTGGCCGACTTGTTCATGGGGCTGATGGTTGTGGTGAATCTGATTGCCATCCTGATGTTGTCCAAAGTGACCTTTGAAGCACTGAAGGATTACAAGAAACAGAAGGCCGAAGGGCGTGATCCGATCTTTACTCGAGACCGTATTCACATTCCGGGCGAAGTGGAATGCTGGGAGTCAGAGGCCGAGGTCGTAGGAACCAAATGA
- a CDS encoding response regulator — protein sequence MRYFIVDDDPGVRSMLMDIIEDEGLGDIAGEAEDGAHVHAELLELHKVDVLLIDLLMPHRDGIQTIRALEGRFDGKIVMISQIESKNMIGEAYSLGIEYYITKPINRLEILSVLRLVDERLRMQQSIADIQRTLQGLSRLHSSERTSSPVPDKTITTAGHFLLSEMGMIGEAGSRDLLDMLEYLEQIETEEHKLSPYTFPSLKDIFQNVAIRKLGSDASPAEISKEIKASEQRVRRAIFQTLSHVVSLGLTDYTHPKFENYASKFFDFTEIRKKMLELQNNVEPSLSQTRINTKKFVQVLYLEAKRLLH from the coding sequence ATGCGTTATTTCATTGTGGATGATGATCCCGGGGTTCGATCCATGCTGATGGATATTATTGAAGATGAGGGACTCGGCGACATAGCGGGAGAAGCAGAAGATGGGGCTCATGTTCATGCTGAACTGTTGGAGTTGCATAAGGTGGATGTACTGCTGATTGACCTGCTCATGCCGCATAGAGACGGAATCCAGACCATACGTGCACTTGAAGGAAGGTTCGATGGCAAGATCGTGATGATCTCCCAGATTGAGTCGAAAAATATGATTGGGGAGGCCTATTCGCTTGGCATCGAATATTATATTACGAAGCCGATCAATCGACTGGAGATCCTGTCTGTTCTTCGTCTTGTAGACGAACGTCTGCGCATGCAGCAATCCATTGCCGATATTCAACGAACACTGCAAGGACTGTCCAGACTGCATTCTTCCGAACGCACTTCATCACCAGTCCCCGACAAAACAATTACGACAGCAGGACATTTCCTGCTATCGGAGATGGGCATGATCGGAGAAGCAGGCAGCAGAGATCTGCTGGACATGCTGGAATATCTGGAGCAGATTGAAACGGAGGAACATAAACTCTCTCCATATACATTTCCGTCGCTCAAGGATATCTTCCAGAATGTAGCCATACGGAAACTGGGATCTGATGCTTCGCCAGCGGAAATATCGAAAGAGATCAAAGCATCCGAACAGCGTGTTCGGCGGGCAATTTTCCAAACATTAAGCCATGTCGTATCACTCGGACTCACCGATTATACACATCCGAAGTTCGAGAATTACGCTTCGAAGTTCTTTGACTTTACGGAGATTCGCAAAAAAATGCTGGAGCTGCAAAACAATGTGGAGCCCTCCTTGTCCCAGACCCGCATTAACACCAAAAAGTTCGTTCAGGTATTGTACCTGGAAGCCAAGCGGCTGTTGCATTGA
- a CDS encoding aspartyl-phosphate phosphatase Spo0E family protein, with protein sequence MSLELKNQIEKARHNLHMLVEHNEGRFGHPDVLQQSMVLDELINEYNRMHLNKPRA encoded by the coding sequence ATGAGTTTGGAATTGAAAAATCAAATAGAGAAAGCCAGACATAACCTTCATATGTTGGTAGAGCATAACGAGGGTAGATTTGGCCATCCCGATGTGCTTCAGCAGTCCATGGTACTGGATGAATTGATCAATGAATATAATCGAATGCACTTAAACAAGCCGAGGGCTTGA
- a CDS encoding fibronectin type III domain-containing protein — MIAKTRQVGIILLLWVFTISSLGWGTMFGTPTASAAASADEAAGGGVYKYDFGSGAVTNGYTGVDVTAAYSAERGYGFTDVSKVTVQDRGTSDPIKSDYATIADGGGFKVDLPSGDYTVSLVAGDSAGTTDIAIKVESMNKVQQNTKPAGEYLEMSFDIALVDGQMNFEFSGTAANINALVITKQQEREAGSKPAVYLAGDSTMQTYNPYWEPQAGWGQMFPSFFSDAVEIKNHSIGGRSSKSFIFEGRLDEILRLIRPGDYLFVQFGHNDATISVPDRYASPADYKNYLKTYIDGVQQRGATPILVTPMGRRDFNADTGKFNVSFPEYVQAMKEVASEKNVKLIDLSALSIAYYDSIGPEATLSVFLHVSPGIYQAFPNGAADNTHFQEYGAIQIARLVANAVRELDLPLSEAIRDAEVPAELPAKPAGLKAGSISNAGAVLKWTADDTADIYKVYRKLSTDAESAYKLAGTATVPTLTLSGLVEGKSYTVRVTAVNGRGESDPSDEVSFTTKSAAYRYDFGPVGSPVAEGYTEVNRNTLYTPERGYGLTSSANMADRDRGSATDNLRRDFVIYFNGSYEFKVDLPNGTYSVKTYTGDWIGSARTNINIEGKDYGTVSSGAQNIAEKVINQINVQDGQMNLVFSGQTAHLNGLEITPVLVAPSHLKLDGLDLESDPITAALSWDAIADDVQYKIYRQSTGAAKAELLATTDTTTYIDNKVDLGMNYVYTVTAADRTGTESVASNALSVSTIDSSVDKAEVPTGLSLQSINKNDVSFSWTEAAGARAYQIYRAVKQNGPYDLIARTKETAYTDSTILSTIPYFYKVASVNAGGVSELSAALETPVATTLNREMEYLDRAPVAVKTEGGNYIGWRMLGLDADTIAFNLYRDGVKLNDEPITGSTNFTDDKGTDASKYRVMTVENGIEKAATKEFGVWQEQYLSVPLQKPADAYTKDGQPYSYYAGDASVGDVDGDGEYEIVLMWSPNNGKDNSQSGYTGIVYVDAYKLDGTRLWRINMGPNIRAGAHYSPFLVYDFDGDGRAELMMRTADGTVDGLGKVIGDANADHRNSSGYVLLGDEFLTVFDGETGAALDTVDYDPPRGDVASWGDGYGNRVDRFLAAVAYLDGEHPSAMFSRGYYTRTVLASYNFRDGKLSKVWRFDSNDEGYGEYAGQGNHNLSVADVDGDGKDEITFGAMAIDDDGKPLYNTKLGHGDAMHLSDLDPTRPGLEVFDVHEHKDSQYGMEMRDAATGEILWGVFTGIDTGRGMAADIDPNYPGAEVWAATITNAEHIPITGLYSAQGELITTKIPSSTNFGIWWDGDLLRELQDDIRIDKWDYENQTTVNLLTATGAASNNGTKANPSLQADLFGDWREEVMWRSQDSSELRIYTTTDETDLRIRTLMHDPVYRLGVAWQNVAYNQPPHTSFHLGVGMEQPAAPNIRYVGAPQETEDTTPPVITGMPAEQMSEEDVLQVNVRAEDPESGITLLELTWDGKAVEQGDEIALTGLAGKHIFTAKAVNGAGLITELSVDVTVIAADQATGAPGVPSLSDDNQHGDGLADGIYTITMNMWWGNNGTQYKLYENGELIDTQKLTASSPSAQKASTDISGRVNGTYVYTCELINSKGTTECIPHTVIVRDAAPAKPVLSHDNWDGDGNYTITMNMWWGTNATSYRLYENGQEIDSQPLTAASPNAQTATLVIKDRAPGEYEYVAEWINESGSVSSEVITVKVTH, encoded by the coding sequence ATGATCGCAAAGACGAGGCAAGTTGGCATCATTTTGCTCCTGTGGGTATTTACCATTTCAAGTCTGGGCTGGGGAACGATGTTTGGCACGCCAACAGCGAGTGCAGCCGCATCGGCTGATGAAGCTGCGGGTGGAGGTGTTTATAAATACGACTTTGGTTCAGGGGCTGTTACAAATGGGTATACAGGCGTGGACGTGACTGCGGCTTATTCAGCAGAGCGTGGCTATGGCTTCACTGATGTGTCTAAGGTAACGGTACAGGATCGGGGTACAAGTGATCCGATTAAATCCGATTATGCCACAATCGCCGATGGGGGCGGATTCAAGGTGGACCTTCCAAGCGGTGATTATACCGTCTCCCTTGTCGCTGGCGACAGTGCTGGCACCACGGATATTGCGATCAAAGTGGAGAGCATGAACAAGGTTCAGCAGAACACCAAACCAGCGGGTGAATATCTAGAGATGAGCTTCGATATTGCACTGGTGGATGGGCAGATGAACTTTGAATTCTCCGGAACGGCCGCCAATATCAATGCGCTCGTCATCACCAAACAACAGGAACGCGAGGCAGGCAGCAAACCTGCGGTGTATCTTGCAGGTGATTCCACGATGCAGACCTATAATCCATACTGGGAGCCCCAAGCGGGTTGGGGGCAAATGTTCCCGTCCTTTTTCAGTGATGCTGTGGAGATTAAGAACCATTCCATCGGTGGACGCAGCTCCAAATCCTTTATTTTCGAAGGCCGATTGGATGAGATTTTACGCCTTATCCGTCCGGGAGATTATCTGTTCGTGCAGTTCGGACATAATGATGCAACGATCAGTGTTCCAGACCGCTATGCTTCGCCAGCCGATTACAAAAACTATCTGAAAACCTACATAGACGGTGTGCAGCAGCGGGGGGCTACACCAATTCTGGTCACCCCAATGGGTCGCAGGGACTTTAACGCAGACACAGGCAAATTCAATGTGTCCTTCCCTGAATATGTGCAAGCGATGAAAGAGGTAGCTTCGGAGAAGAATGTGAAGCTGATCGATCTTAGCGCACTCAGTATTGCGTACTATGATTCCATTGGACCGGAAGCGACATTGTCTGTCTTCCTCCATGTCTCACCTGGCATCTATCAGGCGTTCCCGAACGGGGCAGCGGATAATACACACTTCCAGGAATATGGAGCGATTCAGATTGCCCGTCTCGTTGCAAATGCGGTTCGTGAGCTGGATCTGCCACTATCGGAAGCAATTCGGGATGCTGAAGTTCCGGCTGAATTGCCAGCCAAACCTGCCGGATTGAAGGCTGGCAGCATCAGCAACGCGGGTGCGGTACTGAAATGGACGGCAGATGATACGGCAGACATCTACAAAGTGTACCGTAAACTCTCAACAGATGCGGAATCTGCATACAAGTTGGCAGGAACAGCTACTGTACCTACATTAACGCTAAGCGGTTTGGTCGAAGGCAAGTCGTACACAGTTCGAGTAACCGCTGTGAATGGCCGAGGCGAATCCGATCCTTCGGATGAAGTCAGCTTCACCACCAAATCGGCAGCGTATCGATATGATTTTGGCCCGGTAGGTTCTCCGGTTGCTGAAGGGTATACGGAAGTCAATCGGAATACGCTCTATACGCCTGAACGCGGTTATGGATTAACGTCTTCCGCGAATATGGCCGATCGGGATCGTGGCAGTGCGACGGATAACCTGCGTCGTGATTTCGTTATTTATTTTAACGGCTCATATGAATTCAAAGTGGATCTGCCGAATGGTACCTATTCGGTCAAGACGTACACCGGAGACTGGATTGGTTCGGCGCGGACCAACATCAACATTGAAGGCAAAGATTATGGAACTGTATCCTCCGGCGCTCAAAATATAGCCGAAAAAGTGATCAATCAGATCAACGTCCAGGATGGGCAGATGAATCTGGTCTTCAGCGGGCAAACGGCACATCTCAACGGTCTTGAGATTACACCCGTCTTGGTGGCTCCTTCCCATCTGAAACTGGATGGCCTGGATCTGGAGAGTGATCCGATCACCGCTGCATTGTCATGGGACGCTATCGCGGATGACGTACAGTATAAGATATACCGTCAGTCAACTGGGGCGGCCAAGGCTGAGTTGCTGGCAACCACCGACACAACAACCTATATCGACAACAAGGTCGACCTGGGCATGAATTATGTATATACGGTAACGGCTGCGGATCGTACAGGTACGGAGTCGGTGGCATCCAATGCTCTGTCTGTTTCAACGATTGATTCTTCTGTAGACAAGGCGGAGGTCCCAACAGGTCTGTCGTTACAAAGTATTAACAAAAATGATGTCTCCTTCAGTTGGACGGAAGCAGCGGGAGCGCGTGCATATCAAATCTATCGTGCTGTGAAGCAGAATGGGCCGTATGATCTGATCGCTCGTACCAAAGAGACGGCTTACACAGACTCCACCATTCTGAGCACCATTCCTTATTTCTATAAAGTGGCGTCTGTGAATGCAGGTGGGGTATCCGAACTGTCGGCTGCACTCGAAACACCAGTTGCAACAACGCTGAATCGTGAAATGGAATATCTGGACCGTGCTCCGGTCGCTGTAAAAACAGAAGGCGGCAACTATATCGGCTGGCGCATGCTGGGCCTGGATGCCGACACTATAGCCTTCAATCTGTATCGGGATGGTGTGAAACTCAACGATGAGCCAATAACGGGAAGCACCAACTTTACGGATGACAAAGGAACGGATGCTTCTAAATACCGGGTCATGACCGTAGAAAACGGTATTGAAAAAGCGGCGACGAAGGAATTCGGCGTTTGGCAGGAGCAGTATCTGTCTGTGCCTCTGCAAAAGCCTGCCGATGCATATACAAAAGACGGACAGCCGTATTCGTACTATGCGGGTGATGCCAGCGTGGGCGACGTCGATGGTGACGGCGAATATGAGATTGTGCTGATGTGGTCGCCTAACAACGGCAAGGATAACTCCCAATCCGGATATACCGGAATTGTCTATGTGGATGCCTACAAGCTGGATGGAACAAGACTCTGGCGCATCAATATGGGGCCGAATATTCGTGCGGGTGCCCATTACTCTCCATTCCTGGTGTATGACTTTGACGGGGATGGCAGGGCCGAACTGATGATGCGCACCGCAGATGGTACCGTTGATGGACTGGGAAAAGTGATTGGTGACGCCAACGCTGACCACCGGAACAGTTCGGGTTACGTTCTGCTTGGGGATGAATTCCTGACCGTGTTCGATGGTGAAACGGGAGCAGCACTGGACACAGTAGACTATGATCCTCCGCGTGGAGATGTGGCATCCTGGGGTGATGGCTATGGAAACCGGGTGGACCGTTTCCTTGCCGCTGTAGCGTATCTGGACGGTGAACATCCAAGTGCCATGTTCAGCCGTGGATATTATACGCGTACCGTACTGGCGTCCTACAATTTCCGTGATGGCAAGCTGAGCAAAGTATGGCGTTTTGATTCCAACGACGAAGGATACGGTGAGTACGCAGGCCAAGGGAACCACAATCTCTCGGTTGCAGATGTGGATGGCGACGGCAAGGATGAGATTACATTTGGCGCAATGGCCATCGATGATGATGGCAAACCTCTCTACAATACGAAGCTGGGTCATGGCGATGCCATGCATCTTAGTGATCTGGACCCGACTCGTCCAGGACTGGAAGTGTTTGACGTACACGAACATAAAGATTCGCAGTACGGCATGGAAATGCGTGATGCGGCAACAGGAGAGATTCTCTGGGGTGTGTTCACAGGCATCGATACCGGACGCGGCATGGCGGCGGATATTGATCCGAATTATCCGGGGGCTGAAGTGTGGGCCGCGACGATTACCAATGCTGAACATATTCCGATCACTGGGCTCTACAGCGCTCAGGGGGAACTGATTACGACGAAGATTCCATCGTCTACCAACTTCGGCATCTGGTGGGACGGTGACCTGCTACGTGAGCTTCAGGATGATATTCGTATCGACAAATGGGATTACGAGAACCAAACGACGGTTAATTTGCTGACAGCAACAGGTGCGGCTTCGAACAATGGCACCAAAGCCAACCCGAGTTTGCAGGCAGATCTGTTTGGAGACTGGCGTGAAGAAGTGATGTGGCGCAGCCAGGACAGCTCCGAATTACGCATTTATACGACGACAGATGAGACGGATTTGCGTATTCGTACATTAATGCATGATCCGGTCTACCGCCTCGGGGTAGCTTGGCAAAATGTAGCCTATAACCAGCCGCCACATACCAGCTTCCATCTGGGAGTAGGCATGGAGCAGCCAGCGGCACCGAATATTCGTTATGTAGGGGCTCCGCAAGAAACAGAAGATACGACACCACCGGTCATTACCGGCATGCCTGCTGAACAGATGAGTGAAGAGGATGTACTCCAAGTTAATGTGAGGGCGGAAGATCCGGAGTCCGGAATCACGCTTCTGGAATTGACTTGGGATGGCAAAGCCGTTGAACAGGGTGATGAGATTGCATTGACCGGTCTGGCTGGAAAACACATCTTTACTGCCAAGGCAGTGAACGGCGCAGGGCTCATCACCGAGCTTTCCGTGGACGTGACAGTCATCGCCGCAGACCAAGCCACAGGTGCACCAGGTGTACCTTCCTTGTCTGATGATAACCAACATGGGGACGGATTGGCGGATGGAATATACACCATCACGATGAATATGTGGTGGGGGAATAATGGTACACAGTATAAATTGTATGAGAACGGTGAATTGATCGATACACAGAAGCTTACGGCCTCAAGCCCTTCTGCTCAAAAGGCATCCACGGATATTTCGGGCCGGGTAAACGGTACGTATGTATATACTTGCGAACTGATCAATTCAAAGGGAACGACCGAATGCATTCCGCATACCGTAATCGTTCGTGATGCAGCACCAGCGAAGCCGGTGCTCTCTCATGACAACTGGGACGGGGATGGAAACTACACCATTACGATGAATATGTGGTGGGGCACGAATGCCACCTCTTATCGTCTGTATGAGAACGGTCAAGAGATCGACAGCCAACCGTTGACTGCAGCATCCCCGAATGCGCAGACAGCAACGTTGGTGATTAAAGATCGTGCTCCTGGCGAGTATGAATACGTTGCGGAATGGATTAATGAGAGTGGATCGGTTTCTAGTGAAGTCATTACAGTGAAGGTTACACATTAA
- a CDS encoding acetate uptake transporter: MQTDSQTKVKIINADPSAMGLFGLAIVTLVASSQKLGITDGLSYAIPWAIFLGAFAQLFACIQDSKRNNTFGTTAFGAYAFFWFAMGANWLIKMGVFGSTLAEQADGKQLGFAFAGYLVFTLFMTLGAVEANKVLLIIFILIDFLFLGLTFDAFGVAPHIFHTIAAYAEMGIGIVSLYGTGASVLNAHFGYTFLPVGGPSGVFKAKA; this comes from the coding sequence ATGCAAACCGATTCACAGACTAAAGTCAAAATCATAAACGCCGATCCCAGCGCGATGGGATTATTTGGGTTGGCCATCGTTACTCTGGTCGCTTCCTCCCAAAAGCTTGGCATTACAGACGGCCTTAGCTACGCCATTCCTTGGGCGATTTTCCTTGGTGCCTTTGCCCAGCTGTTCGCCTGCATTCAAGATTCCAAACGCAACAACACCTTCGGCACAACTGCCTTCGGCGCATACGCGTTCTTCTGGTTCGCCATGGGCGCCAACTGGCTGATCAAAATGGGCGTGTTTGGCTCCACTCTGGCAGAACAAGCAGATGGCAAGCAGCTCGGATTTGCTTTTGCCGGATACCTCGTGTTCACCCTGTTCATGACGCTGGGTGCCGTGGAAGCCAACAAAGTACTGCTCATCATCTTCATTCTCATTGACTTCCTGTTCCTTGGACTGACGTTTGACGCTTTCGGCGTAGCTCCTCATATCTTCCATACCATCGCAGCATATGCTGAAATGGGTATCGGAATCGTGTCGCTGTACGGCACAGGTGCTTCTGTCCTGAATGCTCATTTTGGCTACACGTTCCTGCCTGTTGGCGGACCGTCTGGTGTCTTCAAAGCCAAGGCTTAA
- a CDS encoding acyl-CoA thioesterase: MERKYVRETRCFKTARVFPTDVNNHNTLFGGKLMSYIDDIASITASKLCRVNTVTASTDSVDFLYPINPTDSVTLESFASWTGRSSMEIFVKVIREDLKTGEKKIAATAFLTFVALDENNRKLIVPRIVPETEEEKKLYETAPARAAMRKQRREESKNFADFLTVTYPWE; encoded by the coding sequence GTGGAGAGAAAATATGTACGTGAAACACGCTGCTTCAAGACGGCGAGAGTGTTCCCAACCGATGTAAATAACCATAATACATTGTTCGGCGGCAAACTCATGTCCTACATCGATGACATCGCGTCCATTACAGCATCCAAGTTGTGCAGGGTCAATACCGTCACAGCTTCAACCGATTCAGTCGATTTCCTGTATCCGATTAACCCGACCGATTCGGTAACGTTGGAATCCTTTGCATCGTGGACGGGACGAAGTTCGATGGAGATCTTTGTAAAGGTGATCCGTGAGGACCTGAAGACGGGGGAGAAGAAGATTGCAGCGACCGCATTTCTGACCTTTGTTGCCCTGGATGAAAATAACCGCAAACTCATCGTTCCTCGCATCGTTCCTGAGACGGAGGAAGAGAAGAAATTATACGAGACTGCCCCAGCTCGGGCGGCCATGCGGAAACAACGGCGGGAAGAAAGCAAGAACTTCGCCGACTTCCTCACCGTCACCTACCCGTGGGAATAA